One stretch of Ptiloglossa arizonensis isolate GNS036 chromosome 7, iyPtiAriz1_principal, whole genome shotgun sequence DNA includes these proteins:
- the Egl gene encoding egl_like_exo domain-containing protein isoform X2, with product MDSSEYETVRNMTLLFFFELLVDKGGPRTLHDLSCQFGAKGFTKEMRQIAGGSQSGLKKFLTQYPMLFLINGDYVSVNTFQQVVEEENGCKLSGKRDYAREAVEYFTNKLLQYGVGTEVPIKSLLGHRSQASPEVRHISGQHYKEFRDFLLKYPYTFIVTEDNVMLKQYEGMKAEPMLKLEPDIRIDPDVTGKLLDFLCECIEQKGPILIDQMFNIVNDKFFYENWTSIFKTPQDLCTFVKIFPDSFHVQSNLVTLIGRPKSSIVEGKTKTKLAHSVRTQNSTASQTITNPVVQSNKCESSNTQLSQQTTNSESISSNVINQVNSVHSSNSQVNESNSPPVSLQQQTLKQRINTLVMKTLADNTEKDRSLQIVQMGDAWKLKVLQQTRVIVNPRESLQIIEDIINPRKPLSDGKIVVSFDSEGVNLGVKGQLTLVQIGTMFGQAYIFDLFTCPNLVQAGGLQKLLEHKSVIKVIHDSRNDSINLYRQFKIMLNNVFDTQVAHAVLQYQETGKPVYKVKNVNLNTLCDQYGVPCNPLKEQLKNIYRNNQRYWCRRPLTRDMLIYASSDVLSLVPQIYVSMAKLIKPEVQALFAELCEEQIQMHIKPAEVKTRKKQRKVETEVADLKKRIKETTTKNIVLSNREIRLLRYIDLTEDEKEKLKGNSKVARKLEKLENMGQDKGDSSDDDDDDKVDDSEYHSGILSPRNSDTPSLTESMQMVDEILSDERMDRFEKIEKLEAILSAVTGSATDQFSSSSVDASPTKCVCSCRDRNKSPRTDHNIGNSVACQTYSTGDIVITKIFLTEEEKEHIDLLNSPKK from the exons atgGATAGTTCAGAATATGAGACTGTTCGAAATATGAcacttttattcttttttgaACTCCTTGTGGATAAAGGCGGACCACGTACATTGCATGATTTAAGCTGCCAGTTTGGAGCTAAAGGATTTACAAAAGAAATGCGTCAAATAGCTGGTGGATCTCAAAGTGGTCTTAAAAAGTTTTTAACTCAATATCCAATGCTTTTCCTTATTAACGGCGATTATGTTTCTGTGAATACTTTTCAACAAGTTGTAGAAGAAGAAAATGGATGTAAATTAAGTGGTAAACGTGATTATGCACGAGAGGCtgtagaatattttacaaataagtTACTGCAATATGGAGTAGGTACAGAGGTACCGATTAAAAGCCTTTTGGGACATCGGTCTCAGGCCTCTCCAGAAGTTAGACATATTTCTGGCCAACATTACAAAGAATTTAGAGATTTTCTTTTAAAGTATCCTTATACTTTTATAGTTACTGAAGACAATGTAATGTTAAAGCAATATGAAGGCATGAAAGCAGAACCTATGTTAAAATTAGAACCTGATATACGTATAGATCCAGATGTTACAGGAAAATTATTAGATTTCCTTTGTGAATGTATCGAACAAAAAGGTCCAATTCTTATAGATCAAATGTTTAACATAGTtaatgataaatttttctatgaaaattgGACCTCCATATTTAAAACACCCCAGGATTTATgtacatttgtaaaaatattcccaGATTCATTTCATGTTCAAAGCAATTTGGTAACATTAATTGGAAGACCAAAATCTTCTATAGTAGaaggaaaaacaaaaacaaaacttGCACACTCTGTGCGAACTCAGAATAGTACTGCAAGTCAAACCATTACAAATCCAGTTGTTCAATCAAACAAATGCGAATCGAGCAATACTCAATTATCACAGCAAACTACTAATTCAGAATCTATTAGTTCTAATGTAATTAATCAAGTTAATTCTGTGCACAGTTCCAATTCTCAAGTGAATGAAAGCAATTCTCCTCCAGTAAGCTTACAGCAGCAAACTTTAAAGCAAAGAATAAATACACTTGTAATGAAGACTTTGGCAGATAATACAGAAAAAGATCGCAGTTTACAAATTGTGCAAATGGGGGATGCATGGAAATTAAAAGTATTACAACAAACTAGAGTAATTGTAAATCCAAGGGAAAGTCTTCAAATTATCGAAGATATAATAAATCCTCGTAAGCCTCTCTCCGATGGcaaaattgttgtttcgtttgACAGCGAAGGCGTAAACTTAGGAGTTAAAGGACAATTAACACTTGTACAAATTGGTACTATGTTTGGACAAGCATATATATTTGATCTGTTTACATGTCCTAATCTTGTTCAAGCTGGAGGACTTCAAAAACTTCTAGAGCATAAAAGTGTTATTAAA GTAATTCATGATTCTAGAAATGACAGTATCAATTTGTACAGACAATTCAAGATTATGTTAAACAATGTTTTTGATACACAG GTTGCTCATGCTGTGCTTCAGTATCAAGAAACTGGTAAACCTGTATATAAAGTTAAGAACGTTAATCTGAATACACTATGTGATCAATATGGTGTTCCATGTAATCCATTGAaggaacaattaaaaaatatctaTCGTAATAATCAAAGGTACTGGTGTCGACGTCCATTAACACGGGACATGCTCATTTATGCTTCCAGTGATGTTTTAAGTCTTGTTCCACAAATATATGTTTCTATGGCTAA ACTTATTAAACCAGAAGTCCAAGCTCTGTTTGCTGAGTTGTGTGAAGAGCAAATTCAAATGCACATTAAACCCGCAGAAGTAAAAACAcgtaagaaacaaagaaaagtagaaacagaAGTTGCAGACTTGAAAAAGAGAATAAAAGAAACAACCACAAAAAACATTGTGCTAAGCAATCGTGAAATACGTCTTTTACGTTACATAGATCTTACTGAAGATGAAAAGGAGAAATTGAAAGGTAATTCCAAAGTTGCAAGGAAATTGGAAAAACTTGAAAATATGGGTCAAGATAAAGGAGACAGcagcgatgacgacgacgatgataaaGTTGACGATTCAGAGTATCATA GTGGTATACTATCACCAAGAAACTCTGATACTCCTAGCCTCACAGAATCAATGCAGATGGTTGATGAAATACTGTCTGACGAACGAATGGACAGatttgagaaaattgaaaaattggaagCAATTCTTTCAGCTGTTACTGGTTCTGCAACCGATCAATTTTCCTCAAGTAGTGTAGATGCATCTCCAACGAAATGTGTGTGCTCGTGTCGAGACAGAAATAAGAGTCCACGAACGGATCATAATATTGGAAATAGCGTGGCTTGCCAAACGTATAGTACAGGTGATATAGTAATTACCAAAATATTTCTCacagaggaagaaaaagaacatATAGATTTATTGAATTCGCCAAAAAAGTAG
- the Egl gene encoding egl_like_exo domain-containing protein isoform X4, whose product MDSSEYETVRNMTLLFFFELLVDKGGPRTLHDLSCQFGAKGFTKEMRQIAGGSQSGLKKFLTQYPMLFLINGDYVSVNTFQQVVEEENGCKLSGKRDYAREAVEYFTNKLLQYGVGTEVPIKSLLGHRSQASPEVRHISGQHYKEFRDFLLKYPYTFIVTEDNVMLKQYEGMKAEPMLKLEPDIRIDPDVTGKLLDFLCECIEQKGPILIDQMFNIVNDKFFYENWTSIFKTPQDLCTFVKIFPDSFHVQSNLVTLIGRPKSSIVEGKTKTKLAHSVRTQNSTASQTITNPVVQSNKCESSNTQLSQQTTNSESISSNVINQVNSVHSSNSQVNESNSPPVSLQQQTLKQRINTLVMKTLADNTEKDRSLQIVQMGDAWKLKVLQQTRVIVNPRESLQIIEDIINPRKPLSDGKIVVSFDSEGVNLGVKGQLTLVQIGTMFGQAYIFDLFTCPNLVQAGGLQKLLEHKSVIKVIHDSRNDSINLYRQFKIMLNNVFDTQVAHAVLQYQETGKPVYKVKNVNLNTLCDQYGVPCNPLKEQLKNIYRNNQRYWCRRPLTRDMLIYASSDVLSLVPQIYVSMAKLIKPEVQALFAELCEEQIQMHIKPAEVKTRKKQRKVETEVADLKKRIKETTTKNIVLSNREIRLLRYIDLTEDEKEKLKGNSKVARKLEKLENMGQDKGDSSDDDDDDKVDDSEYHSMESYTSENSHSGTSVCNI is encoded by the exons atgGATAGTTCAGAATATGAGACTGTTCGAAATATGAcacttttattcttttttgaACTCCTTGTGGATAAAGGCGGACCACGTACATTGCATGATTTAAGCTGCCAGTTTGGAGCTAAAGGATTTACAAAAGAAATGCGTCAAATAGCTGGTGGATCTCAAAGTGGTCTTAAAAAGTTTTTAACTCAATATCCAATGCTTTTCCTTATTAACGGCGATTATGTTTCTGTGAATACTTTTCAACAAGTTGTAGAAGAAGAAAATGGATGTAAATTAAGTGGTAAACGTGATTATGCACGAGAGGCtgtagaatattttacaaataagtTACTGCAATATGGAGTAGGTACAGAGGTACCGATTAAAAGCCTTTTGGGACATCGGTCTCAGGCCTCTCCAGAAGTTAGACATATTTCTGGCCAACATTACAAAGAATTTAGAGATTTTCTTTTAAAGTATCCTTATACTTTTATAGTTACTGAAGACAATGTAATGTTAAAGCAATATGAAGGCATGAAAGCAGAACCTATGTTAAAATTAGAACCTGATATACGTATAGATCCAGATGTTACAGGAAAATTATTAGATTTCCTTTGTGAATGTATCGAACAAAAAGGTCCAATTCTTATAGATCAAATGTTTAACATAGTtaatgataaatttttctatgaaaattgGACCTCCATATTTAAAACACCCCAGGATTTATgtacatttgtaaaaatattcccaGATTCATTTCATGTTCAAAGCAATTTGGTAACATTAATTGGAAGACCAAAATCTTCTATAGTAGaaggaaaaacaaaaacaaaacttGCACACTCTGTGCGAACTCAGAATAGTACTGCAAGTCAAACCATTACAAATCCAGTTGTTCAATCAAACAAATGCGAATCGAGCAATACTCAATTATCACAGCAAACTACTAATTCAGAATCTATTAGTTCTAATGTAATTAATCAAGTTAATTCTGTGCACAGTTCCAATTCTCAAGTGAATGAAAGCAATTCTCCTCCAGTAAGCTTACAGCAGCAAACTTTAAAGCAAAGAATAAATACACTTGTAATGAAGACTTTGGCAGATAATACAGAAAAAGATCGCAGTTTACAAATTGTGCAAATGGGGGATGCATGGAAATTAAAAGTATTACAACAAACTAGAGTAATTGTAAATCCAAGGGAAAGTCTTCAAATTATCGAAGATATAATAAATCCTCGTAAGCCTCTCTCCGATGGcaaaattgttgtttcgtttgACAGCGAAGGCGTAAACTTAGGAGTTAAAGGACAATTAACACTTGTACAAATTGGTACTATGTTTGGACAAGCATATATATTTGATCTGTTTACATGTCCTAATCTTGTTCAAGCTGGAGGACTTCAAAAACTTCTAGAGCATAAAAGTGTTATTAAA GTAATTCATGATTCTAGAAATGACAGTATCAATTTGTACAGACAATTCAAGATTATGTTAAACAATGTTTTTGATACACAG GTTGCTCATGCTGTGCTTCAGTATCAAGAAACTGGTAAACCTGTATATAAAGTTAAGAACGTTAATCTGAATACACTATGTGATCAATATGGTGTTCCATGTAATCCATTGAaggaacaattaaaaaatatctaTCGTAATAATCAAAGGTACTGGTGTCGACGTCCATTAACACGGGACATGCTCATTTATGCTTCCAGTGATGTTTTAAGTCTTGTTCCACAAATATATGTTTCTATGGCTAA ACTTATTAAACCAGAAGTCCAAGCTCTGTTTGCTGAGTTGTGTGAAGAGCAAATTCAAATGCACATTAAACCCGCAGAAGTAAAAACAcgtaagaaacaaagaaaagtagaaacagaAGTTGCAGACTTGAAAAAGAGAATAAAAGAAACAACCACAAAAAACATTGTGCTAAGCAATCGTGAAATACGTCTTTTACGTTACATAGATCTTACTGAAGATGAAAAGGAGAAATTGAAAGGTAATTCCAAAGTTGCAAGGAAATTGGAAAAACTTGAAAATATGGGTCAAGATAAAGGAGACAGcagcgatgacgacgacgatgataaaGTTGACGATTCAGAGTATCATAGTATGGAAAGTTATACCTCCGAAAATTCACATTCTGGTACGTCTGTTTGTAATATATAA
- the Egl gene encoding egl_like_exo domain-containing protein isoform X3 → MDSSEYETVRNMTLLFFFELLVDKGGPRTLHDLSCQFGAKGFTKEMRQIAGGSQSGLKKFLTQYPMLFLINGDYVSVNTFQQVVEEENGCKLSGKRDYAREAVEYFTNKLLQYGVGTEVPIKSLLGHRSQASPEVRHISGQHYKEFRDFLLKYPYTFIVTEDNVMLKQYEGMKAEPMLKLEPDIRIDPDVTGKLLDFLCECIEQKGPILIDQMFNIVNDKFFYENWTSIFKTPQDLCTFVKIFPDSFHVQSNLVTLIGRPKSSIVEGKTKTKLAHSVRTQNSTASQTITNPVVQSNKCESSNTQLSQQTTNSESISSNVINQVNSVHSSNSQVNESNSPPVSLQQQTLKQRINTLVMKTLADNTEKDRSLQIVQMGDAWKLKVLQQTRVIVNPRESLQIIEDIINPRKPLSDGKIVVSFDSEGVNLGVKGQLTLVQIGTMFGQAYIFDLFTCPNLVQAGGLQKLLEHKSVIKVIHDSRNDSINLYRQFKIMLNNVFDTQVAHAVLQYQETGKPVYKVKNVNLNTLCDQYGVPCNPLKEQLKNIYRNNQRYWCRRPLTRDMLIYASSDVLSLVPQIYVSMAKLIKPEVQALFAELCEEQIQMHIKPAEVKTHLTEDEKEKLKGNSKVARKLEKLENMGQDKGDSSDDDDDDKVDDSEYHSMESYTSENSHSGGILSPRNSDTPSLTESMQMVDEILSDERMDRFEKIEKLEAILSAVTGSATDQFSSSSVDASPTKCVCSCRDRNKSPRTDHNIGNSVACQTYSTGDIVITKIFLTEEEKEHIDLLNSPKK, encoded by the exons atgGATAGTTCAGAATATGAGACTGTTCGAAATATGAcacttttattcttttttgaACTCCTTGTGGATAAAGGCGGACCACGTACATTGCATGATTTAAGCTGCCAGTTTGGAGCTAAAGGATTTACAAAAGAAATGCGTCAAATAGCTGGTGGATCTCAAAGTGGTCTTAAAAAGTTTTTAACTCAATATCCAATGCTTTTCCTTATTAACGGCGATTATGTTTCTGTGAATACTTTTCAACAAGTTGTAGAAGAAGAAAATGGATGTAAATTAAGTGGTAAACGTGATTATGCACGAGAGGCtgtagaatattttacaaataagtTACTGCAATATGGAGTAGGTACAGAGGTACCGATTAAAAGCCTTTTGGGACATCGGTCTCAGGCCTCTCCAGAAGTTAGACATATTTCTGGCCAACATTACAAAGAATTTAGAGATTTTCTTTTAAAGTATCCTTATACTTTTATAGTTACTGAAGACAATGTAATGTTAAAGCAATATGAAGGCATGAAAGCAGAACCTATGTTAAAATTAGAACCTGATATACGTATAGATCCAGATGTTACAGGAAAATTATTAGATTTCCTTTGTGAATGTATCGAACAAAAAGGTCCAATTCTTATAGATCAAATGTTTAACATAGTtaatgataaatttttctatgaaaattgGACCTCCATATTTAAAACACCCCAGGATTTATgtacatttgtaaaaatattcccaGATTCATTTCATGTTCAAAGCAATTTGGTAACATTAATTGGAAGACCAAAATCTTCTATAGTAGaaggaaaaacaaaaacaaaacttGCACACTCTGTGCGAACTCAGAATAGTACTGCAAGTCAAACCATTACAAATCCAGTTGTTCAATCAAACAAATGCGAATCGAGCAATACTCAATTATCACAGCAAACTACTAATTCAGAATCTATTAGTTCTAATGTAATTAATCAAGTTAATTCTGTGCACAGTTCCAATTCTCAAGTGAATGAAAGCAATTCTCCTCCAGTAAGCTTACAGCAGCAAACTTTAAAGCAAAGAATAAATACACTTGTAATGAAGACTTTGGCAGATAATACAGAAAAAGATCGCAGTTTACAAATTGTGCAAATGGGGGATGCATGGAAATTAAAAGTATTACAACAAACTAGAGTAATTGTAAATCCAAGGGAAAGTCTTCAAATTATCGAAGATATAATAAATCCTCGTAAGCCTCTCTCCGATGGcaaaattgttgtttcgtttgACAGCGAAGGCGTAAACTTAGGAGTTAAAGGACAATTAACACTTGTACAAATTGGTACTATGTTTGGACAAGCATATATATTTGATCTGTTTACATGTCCTAATCTTGTTCAAGCTGGAGGACTTCAAAAACTTCTAGAGCATAAAAGTGTTATTAAA GTAATTCATGATTCTAGAAATGACAGTATCAATTTGTACAGACAATTCAAGATTATGTTAAACAATGTTTTTGATACACAG GTTGCTCATGCTGTGCTTCAGTATCAAGAAACTGGTAAACCTGTATATAAAGTTAAGAACGTTAATCTGAATACACTATGTGATCAATATGGTGTTCCATGTAATCCATTGAaggaacaattaaaaaatatctaTCGTAATAATCAAAGGTACTGGTGTCGACGTCCATTAACACGGGACATGCTCATTTATGCTTCCAGTGATGTTTTAAGTCTTGTTCCACAAATATATGTTTCTATGGCTAA ACTTATTAAACCAGAAGTCCAAGCTCTGTTTGCTGAGTTGTGTGAAGAGCAAATTCAAATGCACATTAAACCCGCAGAAGTAAAAACAc ATCTTACTGAAGATGAAAAGGAGAAATTGAAAGGTAATTCCAAAGTTGCAAGGAAATTGGAAAAACTTGAAAATATGGGTCAAGATAAAGGAGACAGcagcgatgacgacgacgatgataaaGTTGACGATTCAGAGTATCATAGTATGGAAAGTTATACCTCCGAAAATTCACATTCTG GTGGTATACTATCACCAAGAAACTCTGATACTCCTAGCCTCACAGAATCAATGCAGATGGTTGATGAAATACTGTCTGACGAACGAATGGACAGatttgagaaaattgaaaaattggaagCAATTCTTTCAGCTGTTACTGGTTCTGCAACCGATCAATTTTCCTCAAGTAGTGTAGATGCATCTCCAACGAAATGTGTGTGCTCGTGTCGAGACAGAAATAAGAGTCCACGAACGGATCATAATATTGGAAATAGCGTGGCTTGCCAAACGTATAGTACAGGTGATATAGTAATTACCAAAATATTTCTCacagaggaagaaaaagaacatATAGATTTATTGAATTCGCCAAAAAAGTAG
- the Egl gene encoding egl_like_exo domain-containing protein isoform X1 yields MDSSEYETVRNMTLLFFFELLVDKGGPRTLHDLSCQFGAKGFTKEMRQIAGGSQSGLKKFLTQYPMLFLINGDYVSVNTFQQVVEEENGCKLSGKRDYAREAVEYFTNKLLQYGVGTEVPIKSLLGHRSQASPEVRHISGQHYKEFRDFLLKYPYTFIVTEDNVMLKQYEGMKAEPMLKLEPDIRIDPDVTGKLLDFLCECIEQKGPILIDQMFNIVNDKFFYENWTSIFKTPQDLCTFVKIFPDSFHVQSNLVTLIGRPKSSIVEGKTKTKLAHSVRTQNSTASQTITNPVVQSNKCESSNTQLSQQTTNSESISSNVINQVNSVHSSNSQVNESNSPPVSLQQQTLKQRINTLVMKTLADNTEKDRSLQIVQMGDAWKLKVLQQTRVIVNPRESLQIIEDIINPRKPLSDGKIVVSFDSEGVNLGVKGQLTLVQIGTMFGQAYIFDLFTCPNLVQAGGLQKLLEHKSVIKVIHDSRNDSINLYRQFKIMLNNVFDTQVAHAVLQYQETGKPVYKVKNVNLNTLCDQYGVPCNPLKEQLKNIYRNNQRYWCRRPLTRDMLIYASSDVLSLVPQIYVSMAKLIKPEVQALFAELCEEQIQMHIKPAEVKTRKKQRKVETEVADLKKRIKETTTKNIVLSNREIRLLRYIDLTEDEKEKLKGNSKVARKLEKLENMGQDKGDSSDDDDDDKVDDSEYHSMESYTSENSHSGGILSPRNSDTPSLTESMQMVDEILSDERMDRFEKIEKLEAILSAVTGSATDQFSSSSVDASPTKCVCSCRDRNKSPRTDHNIGNSVACQTYSTGDIVITKIFLTEEEKEHIDLLNSPKK; encoded by the exons atgGATAGTTCAGAATATGAGACTGTTCGAAATATGAcacttttattcttttttgaACTCCTTGTGGATAAAGGCGGACCACGTACATTGCATGATTTAAGCTGCCAGTTTGGAGCTAAAGGATTTACAAAAGAAATGCGTCAAATAGCTGGTGGATCTCAAAGTGGTCTTAAAAAGTTTTTAACTCAATATCCAATGCTTTTCCTTATTAACGGCGATTATGTTTCTGTGAATACTTTTCAACAAGTTGTAGAAGAAGAAAATGGATGTAAATTAAGTGGTAAACGTGATTATGCACGAGAGGCtgtagaatattttacaaataagtTACTGCAATATGGAGTAGGTACAGAGGTACCGATTAAAAGCCTTTTGGGACATCGGTCTCAGGCCTCTCCAGAAGTTAGACATATTTCTGGCCAACATTACAAAGAATTTAGAGATTTTCTTTTAAAGTATCCTTATACTTTTATAGTTACTGAAGACAATGTAATGTTAAAGCAATATGAAGGCATGAAAGCAGAACCTATGTTAAAATTAGAACCTGATATACGTATAGATCCAGATGTTACAGGAAAATTATTAGATTTCCTTTGTGAATGTATCGAACAAAAAGGTCCAATTCTTATAGATCAAATGTTTAACATAGTtaatgataaatttttctatgaaaattgGACCTCCATATTTAAAACACCCCAGGATTTATgtacatttgtaaaaatattcccaGATTCATTTCATGTTCAAAGCAATTTGGTAACATTAATTGGAAGACCAAAATCTTCTATAGTAGaaggaaaaacaaaaacaaaacttGCACACTCTGTGCGAACTCAGAATAGTACTGCAAGTCAAACCATTACAAATCCAGTTGTTCAATCAAACAAATGCGAATCGAGCAATACTCAATTATCACAGCAAACTACTAATTCAGAATCTATTAGTTCTAATGTAATTAATCAAGTTAATTCTGTGCACAGTTCCAATTCTCAAGTGAATGAAAGCAATTCTCCTCCAGTAAGCTTACAGCAGCAAACTTTAAAGCAAAGAATAAATACACTTGTAATGAAGACTTTGGCAGATAATACAGAAAAAGATCGCAGTTTACAAATTGTGCAAATGGGGGATGCATGGAAATTAAAAGTATTACAACAAACTAGAGTAATTGTAAATCCAAGGGAAAGTCTTCAAATTATCGAAGATATAATAAATCCTCGTAAGCCTCTCTCCGATGGcaaaattgttgtttcgtttgACAGCGAAGGCGTAAACTTAGGAGTTAAAGGACAATTAACACTTGTACAAATTGGTACTATGTTTGGACAAGCATATATATTTGATCTGTTTACATGTCCTAATCTTGTTCAAGCTGGAGGACTTCAAAAACTTCTAGAGCATAAAAGTGTTATTAAA GTAATTCATGATTCTAGAAATGACAGTATCAATTTGTACAGACAATTCAAGATTATGTTAAACAATGTTTTTGATACACAG GTTGCTCATGCTGTGCTTCAGTATCAAGAAACTGGTAAACCTGTATATAAAGTTAAGAACGTTAATCTGAATACACTATGTGATCAATATGGTGTTCCATGTAATCCATTGAaggaacaattaaaaaatatctaTCGTAATAATCAAAGGTACTGGTGTCGACGTCCATTAACACGGGACATGCTCATTTATGCTTCCAGTGATGTTTTAAGTCTTGTTCCACAAATATATGTTTCTATGGCTAA ACTTATTAAACCAGAAGTCCAAGCTCTGTTTGCTGAGTTGTGTGAAGAGCAAATTCAAATGCACATTAAACCCGCAGAAGTAAAAACAcgtaagaaacaaagaaaagtagaaacagaAGTTGCAGACTTGAAAAAGAGAATAAAAGAAACAACCACAAAAAACATTGTGCTAAGCAATCGTGAAATACGTCTTTTACGTTACATAGATCTTACTGAAGATGAAAAGGAGAAATTGAAAGGTAATTCCAAAGTTGCAAGGAAATTGGAAAAACTTGAAAATATGGGTCAAGATAAAGGAGACAGcagcgatgacgacgacgatgataaaGTTGACGATTCAGAGTATCATAGTATGGAAAGTTATACCTCCGAAAATTCACATTCTG GTGGTATACTATCACCAAGAAACTCTGATACTCCTAGCCTCACAGAATCAATGCAGATGGTTGATGAAATACTGTCTGACGAACGAATGGACAGatttgagaaaattgaaaaattggaagCAATTCTTTCAGCTGTTACTGGTTCTGCAACCGATCAATTTTCCTCAAGTAGTGTAGATGCATCTCCAACGAAATGTGTGTGCTCGTGTCGAGACAGAAATAAGAGTCCACGAACGGATCATAATATTGGAAATAGCGTGGCTTGCCAAACGTATAGTACAGGTGATATAGTAATTACCAAAATATTTCTCacagaggaagaaaaagaacatATAGATTTATTGAATTCGCCAAAAAAGTAG